One stretch of Paenibacillus sp. FSL R5-0341 DNA includes these proteins:
- the iolC gene encoding 5-dehydro-2-deoxygluconokinase, translating to MTYVSFPVSRKKDFTAIGRLCIDLNANEINRPMEETMTFTKYVGGSPANITIGMSRLGMETAFIGKIAGDQMGRFIQSYLEKNGIDTSNVVTDDTGAVTGLAFTEIKSPTDCSILMYRDNVADLLLQAQEVQEQLIADSKVLLISGTALAQSPSREAVLQALTYAKKHGTVIVFDLDYRPYTWTSDEETAVYYNLAAEKCDIILGTREEFDMMETFDHNPDHSDQVTAQKWFDFSANIVVIKHGKEGSIAYTREGLSHRADSYPAKVVKTFGAGDSYAAGFLYGLMQGWTIERSMAYGSGAASIVISSHSCSDAMPTVEQVNDYIERCNRGEITVS from the coding sequence ATGACTTACGTATCCTTTCCCGTATCCAGGAAGAAGGATTTTACCGCGATTGGCCGTCTGTGTATCGACTTGAATGCCAATGAGATCAATCGCCCAATGGAAGAGACGATGACGTTTACGAAATATGTGGGTGGCTCTCCGGCCAATATTACGATTGGCATGTCCAGACTGGGTATGGAGACAGCTTTTATTGGTAAGATCGCGGGTGACCAAATGGGCAGATTCATCCAGAGTTATTTGGAGAAGAACGGCATCGACACATCGAATGTAGTTACAGATGACACCGGAGCGGTGACAGGGCTCGCTTTTACCGAAATCAAAAGCCCAACGGATTGCAGTATCCTAATGTACCGGGACAATGTAGCTGATCTGTTATTACAGGCGCAAGAGGTGCAGGAGCAGTTAATTGCTGACTCCAAAGTGCTGCTAATCTCAGGTACAGCCCTCGCGCAGAGCCCATCCCGTGAAGCCGTATTACAGGCACTTACGTATGCGAAAAAACATGGCACAGTTATTGTGTTTGATCTGGACTATCGCCCATACACATGGACATCGGACGAAGAGACGGCGGTCTATTATAACCTCGCAGCCGAGAAATGCGATATCATTCTGGGCACACGTGAAGAGTTCGACATGATGGAGACATTCGACCACAATCCGGATCATAGCGATCAGGTGACTGCGCAGAAATGGTTCGATTTCTCAGCGAACATCGTTGTAATCAAACATGGCAAGGAAGGTTCCATTGCTTATACGCGTGAAGGGCTTTCCCACCGTGCGGACAGCTATCCGGCAAAAGTGGTCAAAACGTTCGGTGCAGGCGATTCTTATGCGGCAGGGTTCCTGTATGGATTGATGCAGGGCTGGACGATTGAGCGCAGTATGGCGTACGGCAGTGGCGCAGCAAGTATCGTCATTTCGAGCCACAGCTGTTCGGATGCGATGCCAACGGTGGAACAGGTGAATGACTACATCGAACGTTGCAATCGGGGCGAGATTACCGTGTCTTGA